The nucleotide sequence AGATCCAAAAACTGTAATTATTCCAATTAACAAAAATACAATTGAATAATTCACAACATCCTCTGGTTTTGAATTAAAATCAACTATGGTATTACGCATATTTGTAAGAGAGTATCTTTTAAAAATATCATTCTTTGTTATCAAAGTAAGCAAATTTACTATGAAGCTGCTACTTGCCACTAGCAAAATAGAAACTATAATTGTAACGCCTTCATTTTTTAATAAATAAGCCAAAAAAGTACCAATTCCTGCGGTGCCCCAAAACATGCAAATTATCCCAATATTCATTCGAATAAATGCAGCCGCATCAACTTGTCCTAGTTGAAATAGCATTATAGTTGATAATAAATTTAAAATGCCAAAACCTAATAAAACTATTGTAATAACAGAAGACATAGCTATATACTGTCCAAGAACTAATTTCCATCTGGCTATTCCATGGCAAGTCATTTGTCGTATATTGCCATTGGCGTATTCAGCAGTAATCATACAAGCCACAAATATGAGAATGATATAGAAAATAAAATCTACGCTATAAGATTCTTGATAACTAGAAATTCCTGTTCCTAACATCCTGGATTTTGTCGCAGTAGAAATTGAAATAAATGTAATAATATTCATTCCTAACAATATAATTGAAACAGCATAAAAAATCCTGCTTCTAAATATTTTATAAAATTCACTGGAAATTACATTCATCATTATTTATCACCATCCATCAACTTTACAAAATATCCTTCTATATCATTGCCTTCTAAGCAAATCCTTGATACTAAAATACCATTCTCAACCAATTCTTTATTAATTTGTTCTGGTATATCCAAGTAATCATAAATGCAAATCTTTCCTTCATCAAATACTTTGAAATCTGAGCTGTTGATGTTATTTTTTAAAATATAGGCTGCTTTTTCAGAATTATTCACTACAATGGTAAGACACTTTTTGCAACGTTCTTCCAATTCTACTGCTTGAAATTCATCAATAAGTACTCCTTCATGTATGACTCCATATTTTGTCGCAATCTTAGTAAGTTCTCCTAAAATATGAGATGAAATTAAAATAGTAATTTCATTTTCACTATTTAGTTTTAATAGTAATTCTCTAACTTCTTTGATACCAGAGGGATCTAATCCATTAATAGGTTCGTCTAGTATAAGAAAATCAGGATTACCTAATAAGGAAATTGCAATGGATAAACGCTGTTTCATACCAAGAGAAAAAGCTTTAGTTTTCTTTTTGCCTGTATTTTGTAAACCAATCAAGCTTAGAACTTCATCTACATTACCATAGTCTGTAATACCAAGCAGCTTATCATAATAAATCAAGTTTTGCCTTGCTGTCATATCAGGATAAAGTGCTGGCTGTTCAATAATACATCCCATTCTTTTCCTGGCCTTTTCTAAATTGCTACTTTCAAACAGTTGAATATCACCCTTATCATGATAAATGAGTCCACAGGCAATTTTCATAATTGTTGTTTTACCTGCACCATTTTTCCCTATCAAGCCATAAATATCGCCCTTTTCAATATTAAGATTAACCTTATTTGCAGCTATTTGTTTTCCATATTTTTTAGTTAGATCATTAGTTTGTAATACTAAACTCATATATTTTACCTCCTACTTTCCATCGTTAAAATATTATTTAATGCTATATTTAAATAATAAATGAAAGGTATTAAAATAGAATTTAGAATTTATCAAGAAAGTATCAAGTTTTATGAATTAATTATCTTGCATTTTGTATCCTATTCCCCAAACTGTTTTTATGTATTCTTCTCCATGTTTCAACTTATTACGCAAATTACTAACATGTACCGTTACCACTCTTTCATCCAGAATATATTCTTCAGACCAAACACTCTCAAATATATTCTGCTTGGTAAATACTTTCTTAGGGTTACTAATTAATAATTCTAATATACTATATTCTTTTACAGTAAGTTCAAT is from Clostridium fermenticellae and encodes:
- a CDS encoding ABC transporter permease — its product is MMNVISSEFYKIFRSRIFYAVSIILLGMNIITFISISTATKSRMLGTGISSYQESYSVDFIFYIILIFVACMITAEYANGNIRQMTCHGIARWKLVLGQYIAMSSVITIVLLGFGILNLLSTIMLFQLGQVDAAAFIRMNIGIICMFWGTAGIGTFLAYLLKNEGVTIIVSILLVASSSFIVNLLTLITKNDIFKRYSLTNMRNTIVDFNSKPEDVVNYSIVFLLIGIITVFGSSLLFSKRDVD
- a CDS encoding ABC transporter ATP-binding protein, encoding MSLVLQTNDLTKKYGKQIAANKVNLNIEKGDIYGLIGKNGAGKTTIMKIACGLIYHDKGDIQLFESSNLEKARKRMGCIIEQPALYPDMTARQNLIYYDKLLGITDYGNVDEVLSLIGLQNTGKKKTKAFSLGMKQRLSIAISLLGNPDFLILDEPINGLDPSGIKEVRELLLKLNSENEITILISSHILGELTKIATKYGVIHEGVLIDEFQAVELEERCKKCLTIVVNNSEKAAYILKNNINSSDFKVFDEGKICIYDYLDIPEQINKELVENGILVSRICLEGNDIEGYFVKLMDGDK